A genomic region of Phragmites australis chromosome 2, lpPhrAust1.1, whole genome shotgun sequence contains the following coding sequences:
- the LOC133909836 gene encoding uncharacterized protein LOC133909836, with the protein MEPQPDSPSSPGTPSSEPGKPKEEAAALEPDRQSSSSSSSSSSAESLFHIDVVELGSPLVPAPGDEQSAPVESAEVKPDDWATWPEQPPQVADDPLLSDGAAVVTGLTLAPEVQTMPKLEDAAAGTGGNGFDPERIPASVFQPRSSLSQAEWSVTSNESLFSIQGASQSADLGGLYAGSRSHFDYFYDEAMAAGAEADSKLPTVAEGSEPGDAFDAKEFTMPGSGRSEASGGSAGAKKAAVFRRHESGSGGSSSNFSFAFPILAETSPKKRDYVSAAPYQPLQKEYQQPPLASPVSAFMEMTTAEERRRGTGWCCCGECCGCCWFACSWRSCCCCCRWQWWRCGCSCPSFCRCSWCLYF; encoded by the exons AGCCaaaggaggaggccgccgcccTTGAGCCCGACAGGCAgtcgtcgtcatcgtcttcgtcctcgtcgtcggctGAGAGCCTGTTCCATATCGACGTGGTCGAGCTCGGCAGCCCGTTGGTGCCAGCGCCGGGGGATGAACAATCCGCTCCAGTAGAGAGCGCGGAGGTCAAACCGGACGATTGGGCGACGTGGCCGGAGCAGCCGCCTCAGGTCGCGGATGACCCGTTGTTGTCGGACGGCGCCGCGGTGGTCACGGGGTTGACGCTGGCGCCGGAGGTCCAGACGATGCCCAAGCTTGAGGACGCCGCCGCCGGGACCGGGGGCAACGGGTTCGACCCGGAGAGGATCCCGGCGTCCGTCTTCCAGCCCAGGTCGTCGTTATCGCAGGCCGAGTGGAGCGTCACGTCCAACGAGTCGCTGTTCAGCATCCAGGGCGCCAGCCAATCCGCCGACCTCGGCGGGCTCTACGCCGGCAGCAGGTCGCACTTCGACTACTTCTACGACGAGGCCATGGCGGCGGGCGCGGAGGCAGACTCGAAGCTGCCGACCGTCGCGGAGGGGTCGGAGCCGGGGGACGCGTTCGACGCTAAGGAGTTCACGATGCCGGGCAGCGGGAGGTCGGAAGCCAGCGGCGGTAGCGCCGGGGCCAAGAAGGCCGCCGTGTTCCGGCGGCACGAGAGCGGCTCCGGAGGCAGCTCGAGCAACTTCTCCTTCGCGTTCCCAAT ACTGGCGGAGACGTCGCCGAAGAAGAGGGACTACGTCAGCGCCGCGCCGTACCAGCCCCTACAGAAGGAGTACCAGCAGCCGCCGCTCGCATCCCCCGTGTCGGCCTTCATGGAGATGACCACGGCGGAGGAGCGGCGGAGGGGGACGGGGTGGTGCTGCTGTGGAGAGtgctgcggctgctgctggttCGCTTGCTCCTGGCgctcgtgctgctgctgctgccgatGGCAGTGGTGGCGCTGTGGCTGCTCCTGCCCCAGCTTCTGCCGGTGCAGCTGGTGCCTCTACTTCTGA